A genomic region of Colletotrichum destructivum chromosome 1, complete sequence contains the following coding sequences:
- a CDS encoding Putative glucosamine/galactosamine-6-phosphate isomerase, nagB/RpiA transferase encodes MSNKQPNLFAYPSVDDLAPALRSYVIQAQNAGLSRHGAFKVAVSGGSLPKTLAQALLAPSSGPDDQVHFAKWEIFFADERAVPLDHDDSNYALLKKELLDKIPADQGAPTVHPIDTTYLNDTQELADQYEKTLVTSFASRDSVRLPIFDLLLLGSGPDGHTCSLFPGHELLRETTAWVAPIEDSPKPPPKRITLTLPVVNHAVKIAFVATGAGKKDIMKRIFEHGDGLPCALVNEGAGDRVSWFVDNAAVEGVSYPRRPFL; translated from the coding sequence ATGAGCAACAAACAGCCGAACCTCTTCGCGTACCCTTcggtcgacgacctcgcgcCCGCCCTGCGATCCTACGTCATCCAGGCCCAGAATGCCGGCCTGAGCCGTCACGGCGCCTTCAAGGtcgccgtctcgggcggcTCCCTGCCCAAGACTCTGGCCCAGGCCCTCCTggcgccctcctccggcCCCGACGACCAAGTCCACTTTGCCAAGTGGGagatcttcttcgccgacgagcgtGCCGTGCCCCTCGACCACGACGACTCCAACTACGCCCtcctcaagaaggagctgcTCGATAAGATCCCCGCCGACCAGGGTGCCCCGACCGTCCACCCCATCGACACCACCTACCTGAACGACACCCAGGAGCTGGCCGACCAGTACGAGAAGACGCTCGTCACCAGCTTCGCCAGTCGCGACAGCGTGCGCCTGCCCATCTTTGAcctcctgctgctcggctCCGGCCCCGACGGCCACACCTGCAGCCTGTTCCCCGGCCACGAGCTGCTGCGCGAGACCACCGCCTGGGTCGCCCCCATCGAGGACTCGCCCAAGCCCCCTCCCAAGCGCATCACCCTCACCCTGCCCGTCGTCAACCATGCCGTCAAgatcgccttcgtcgccaccggcgccggcaagaagGACATCATGAAGCGCATCTTTGAGCACGGCGACGGTCTGCCCTGCGCCCTCGTcaacgagggcgccggcgaccgcGTCAGCTGGTTCgtcgacaacgccgccgtcgaagGCGTTAGCTACCCCCGTCGTCCTTTCTTGTGA